One Pieris rapae chromosome 7, ilPieRapa1.1, whole genome shotgun sequence genomic window carries:
- the LOC110993587 gene encoding uncharacterized protein LOC110993587: MYCCKELKLLYAIVVLLLEAELLVNIGAMESKRSSILVTQNPDDLKALELCTTRNQQRLGSVFGNFTRHHKKGHRRRTTSTSTTTETTMHSTTDIETEFTSEYSTAYPKLPKPLRLSLDIDYDVHNINLENDHQRHKHDTLDRELELEMDETVLSKTFNKAKKMYRDSAASAVNKLSAKTSKNGIFLTDNCTTVIAQIGTTAILHCEVSDITENTVTWIRRKDYSLLSVGLVTYSADNRFFSAHGRHVKDWALHIRFATSADGGYYECQVPTHPPTSIFFKLVLVAAYAEIVGESEKIIHEGSMLKLVCVVKRSTEPPSYVFWYFENRMINYDLNGVSVHNGRHTSELVIGKAEPRHAGNYTCVPANARAASVTVHVVQSETPAAMQHGNNYATKNIHYLKLLLTVLSLRIIIQKISHEFG; encoded by the exons ATGTATTGCTGTAAAGAACTAAAACTACTCTATGCCATTGTTGTTCTATTATTAGAAGCTGAATTGTTAGTGAACATAGGTGCTATGGAGTCGAAGAGGTCTTCCATACTCGTAACTCAAAATCCGGATGATTTGAAGGCGTTAGAACTATGTACGACCCGAAATCAACAGAGGCTTGGCAGTGTCTTTGGGAATTTTACAAGGCATCACAAAAAAG GTCATAGGAGAAGAACAACATCCACCAGCACAACAACAGAAACAACAATGCACTCGACAACAGATATTGAAACAGAATTCACAAGTGAATATAGCACAGCATATCCAAAGTTACCTAAACCATTAAGACTAAGTTTAGACATTGACTATGATGTACATAACATAAATCTAGAAAACGATCATCAAAGGCATAAGCACGATACTTTAGATAGAGAATTAGAATTAGAAATGGATGAAACAGTTTTATCTAAAACATTCAATAAggctaaaaaaatgtatagagACTCAGCCGCATCTGccgttaataaattaagtgcTAAAACTAGTAAGAATGGTATATTTTTGACTGACAACTGCACGACAGTTATAGCCCAAATTGGAACAACGGCTATATTACACTGTGAAGTTAGTGATATTACGGAAAATACG GTGACCTGGATTCGGCGGAAAGACTACTCACTGCTATCTGTCGGTCTCGTTACGTACAGCGCTGATAACAGGTTTTTCTCCGCTCATGGACGACATGTTAAG GATTGGGCGTTACATATCCGGTTTGCGACATCAGCGGATGGGGGCTACTACGAGTGCCAGGTCCCCACACATCCGCCAACGAGCATTTTCTTCAAACTTGTACTAGTGG CTGCCTATGCAGAAATTGTGGGTGAATCAGAAAAGATAATTCATGAGGGTTCCATGCTGAAGCTGGTCTGCGTCGTGAAAAGGTCTACTGAACCACCTTCTTACGTCTTCTGGTATTTCGAGAACAGAAtgataaattatgatttaa atGGCGTGAGTGTCCACAATGGCAGGCACACAAGTGAGCTAGTTATTGGTAAAGCAGAACCTCGTCACGCCGGCAACTACACTTGCGTACCAGCCAACGCGCGCGCAGCGTCTGTAACTGTACATGTAGTACAAA GCGAAACACCAGCGGCTATGCAACACGGCAACAACTACGCAACAAAGAATATCcactatttaaaacttttacttaCGGTGTTATCATTGAGAATTATAATTCAGAAAATCTCCCACGAGTTTGGATaa